A single region of the Oscillatoria salina IIICB1 genome encodes:
- a CDS encoding TspO/MBR family protein, which translates to MIKSWMVIGGVTLLVALGSNLVTPDGVRWFKRQQRPRWLTFEWAIPFIWTFIFICGAWSAYIIWESDPGTTETWLLMGFYLLLEVAIVAYTPVMFALRSLKIGTIVGAVGTVLGLVLTLIVLSISGWAALLLLPYLLWSPVGTYTTWEMMQLNNID; encoded by the coding sequence ATGATTAAATCTTGGATGGTGATTGGGGGTGTGACGCTTTTGGTTGCTCTCGGTAGCAATCTGGTTACGCCGGATGGCGTTCGTTGGTTTAAGCGCCAGCAACGCCCTCGTTGGTTGACATTTGAGTGGGCGATTCCCTTTATTTGGACTTTTATTTTTATTTGTGGCGCTTGGTCTGCTTATATTATTTGGGAAAGCGATCCCGGAACGACTGAGACTTGGTTATTGATGGGTTTTTATTTGCTTTTGGAAGTAGCGATCGTTGCTTATACACCTGTTATGTTTGCCCTTCGCAGTTTAAAAATTGGTACGATTGTTGGTGCTGTGGGTACGGTTTTAGGTTTAGTTTTAACTCTGATAGTTCTATCTATTTCAGGCTGGGCGGCTTTGTTATTATTGCCTTATCTACTTTGGAGCCCTGTTGGTACTTATACGACTTGGGAAATGATGCAGTTAAATAATATTGATTAA
- the rpsU gene encoding 30S ribosomal protein S21: MTQVVVGQNENIESALRRFKRQVSKAGIFADIKRRRHYETPIEKRKRKAIARRKKRFR, from the coding sequence ATGACCCAAGTGGTTGTCGGACAAAACGAAAACATTGAATCGGCATTACGTCGCTTTAAGCGTCAAGTCTCAAAAGCAGGAATATTTGCTGACATCAAGCGTCGCCGTCACTACGAAACTCCCATCGAAAAGCGCAAGCGCAAGGCGATCGCGCGGCGTAAAAAGCGTTTCCGTTAA
- a CDS encoding peptidylprolyl isomerase has protein sequence MGGCTSQSANSDSSLTTQTDLPVATQVSNQTMKDLPRLEGTATVEMTVNGSPITIEVDGNNAPITAGNFVDLVSKGFYNGLTFHRVVKDPQPFVAQGGDPQGTGTGGFVDPETSRPRYIPLEIQLEGEEEPTYSKALGRQAGFSAPPVALKHSRGAIAMARSQMPDSASSQFYFALSDLAFLDGDYAVFGYVTDGMDVVDTIKQGDRIDSAKVVSGMENLQK, from the coding sequence ATGGGAGGTTGTACTTCCCAATCGGCTAATTCAGATTCTTCCTTGACAACGCAGACAGATTTACCCGTAGCAACTCAAGTTAGCAATCAAACAATGAAAGATTTACCCAGACTCGAAGGTACAGCCACGGTGGAGATGACCGTTAATGGTTCGCCAATTACTATTGAGGTGGATGGCAATAATGCTCCGATCACGGCGGGTAATTTTGTCGATCTTGTCTCTAAAGGTTTCTATAATGGATTAACTTTTCACCGGGTTGTTAAAGATCCCCAACCTTTTGTCGCTCAAGGTGGCGATCCTCAAGGTACTGGTACGGGTGGTTTTGTCGATCCCGAAACTTCTCGACCTCGTTACATTCCTTTGGAAATTCAGCTTGAAGGTGAAGAAGAACCTACTTATAGTAAGGCTTTGGGACGACAGGCAGGTTTTTCCGCTCCCCCAGTGGCTTTGAAGCATAGTCGCGGGGCGATCGCGATGGCTCGTTCGCAAATGCCTGATTCGGCTTCTTCTCAGTTTTACTTTGCTTTGTCCGATTTAGCTTTCTTAGATGGCGATTATGCGGTTTTTGGCTATGTCACTGACGGAATGGATGTTGTCGATACCATTAAACAAGGCGATCGCATTGACTCGGCGAAAGTAGTCTCTGGAATGGAAAATCTCCAAAAGTAG